The window AGATCGAGCTTTAGCCGATGCCCAAGCCATCTTATTTGTTATATATCACAGAAATTCAACTAACAATCTGAGGCTCCGCAAGAGGGAGATGAGATTGCCCAAGCCTGCTTCAACTAAATTACCTTATTCTTAGGGTAGTGCCTTGTGGAGCCTAATAGGCACAAATTTAGCCCAAGCTGTGATAATCATATACTGTTAAAATCACTGTACAAATGATAAGGTCTAGTTTCAAGGTTAATAGTCTTGAGATCACTCACTTGGGATCGAGGTAACCTGGCTTGCCAGCTGGGCTAGTTGAAACGTAACAGTCCTGATCGGTTGCGAAAGCTTTGGTAGCCCGAAATCTGCTATCTTCGCTTGCATGTGCTCGTTCAATAAGATATTTGATGTTTTAAGATCTCTATGGATAATAGGCGGTTTGCAACCATAATGCAGATACTCTAAACCTGCATCAAGTCGGAAAATACCAGATTGCCATGCACTTTCACATGTTTTGTCTAATGAAAGCAAATCGATCATTATTGCTTCGTCCAATTTTTACCTTGAGCAGCATCGATTGCAATGTTCAATCTTTGTGACCAGCTCAAGAGATTCACAATATCTTCTGTAGACATAAAGAAACAGGCGCAAGAAAGTCACCTCAATGAATGCTTTTCGAACCCAATCGTATTGCAAACATTAAGGAGACAAGTTACACTTCTACTAGTACTCTATACAGTTGCCTTGCTAGTTATGAACGTCCCTTATAACTGTTATAGATAGTTCATTGAGCAACCAATTTGGAAACACGATATTGCTATAGTACCACGTACCTGATAAAAGTTGCCTGAGGTTTCCATAATAATGAATTCGTAAATTAGTGCCATGCCACGAGCATGATCGCAATACCCAATTAGAGAAACCAAGTTCCTATGGTAAACAATCATCAGAAGGCATGCCTGCACTCAgcatagaaaaaagaagaatcgtAAACTCGTTAAGAGTAAATAGAACGGTGGGCgcaacagaaaaggaaaaaaagtcaattttgtgGATGGCGTTATCCATTCatagaaaatcaattcgatttcaTGTTCTGACATCGGCGAATTTCCTTGTGACCTTGCCGTGAAGACTGGCAGAGCATTTTAACCTCAACTTTGGAGCCATCATCAAGAGTTCCAAGATAGAATTTCCcaaatcctcctcctccgaTCACTACCTTAAAGTTCTCAGTGAGGCGCAGGACTTCGTCGTATCGAAATAGTcgtttctttatcattttgaatgCACCCTCATTTGGCTCGCTTGCGTTAACTAGACAAATGAAGACTAATTGATTACCATAAGTGATCATCGGGTAGAGTTTACAattaaaaacagaaataaaagtCACCTCGTCTTCTCCTTGTGGTTCTCCAAATTATGATGACGAGAGAGCACAcgaaaattagggaaaaaatggatgaaccaGATACAATAACCGGCACAATCcattttttcttgttctctgTTTGGCCCTTTGCGCCAGGACTGGGATCTCGCTCGGACACATATACTTGAGATATATATGGATTTCCTTCTACATTGTAATATTGAACAAGTTCTCTATAAAAAAGATTAAGATAACCGGGAAGAAATCTTgacttttttgggttttttttttcctttactttggCCTTAAACTAGCTAATAATTAGGAAACACaaataattagaatttttattgTCTGTTTGAAATAACTTCAAGTCTTGGGTCATGTACCTCAACTTCAACGTTCCATCAGCCACCTCCTTCATAAGGGCTTGAGGAATTGCACCGCTTACACTGTTTTCGCTTAAGTTTCTGCAAATGGAGAGAACAAAACGCATATTAACACTCTCATTTAGTTAATAATGACCTGTTCATGTTTACTGAGTTCTTGCATAACCAAACGAGAAGCAACATACTATACCAAGTCTTGGTAACTCAGAGGATTTGTAGGCTTGGTTTGGGCAAAAGATGTCGGTATTGGACTGCTCAAACCGTTGTTTGATAAATCCCTAAATGAAAGAGATGGCATTCTGAACAAGCAGATGAGCGACAAGGTGATTTGATATGGCTTTGCAGATGCAAATAATGTTTGTTGAAtctgtaagagttttcctaatgtgaactacattaattgatattgtaatttactgttttacgGGATTAGTCTAAGGTAAGATAaaagatttcttaattagtctaatgtGGGGTTGGCTAGTGTGGA of the Eucalyptus grandis isolate ANBG69807.140 chromosome 10, ASM1654582v1, whole genome shotgun sequence genome contains:
- the LOC120288847 gene encoding probable LRR receptor-like serine/threonine-protein kinase At1g05700, producing the protein MEGNLTAMLRPQYSTPATVVSQPITGQTEINFTLATTSQSTLLPMINALEIFNTNDLPISQTALNDGQIAVNVTVDIKKTFAIVRDSWQGDPCARQDYLWKGLSCNYGSPLRITSLNLSSSLLKGGVSDSFSNLTALAILNLSENSVSGAIPQALMKEVADGTLKLRELVQYYNVEGNPYISQVYVSERDPSPGAKGQTENKKKWIVPVIVSVNASEPNEGAFKMIKKRLFRYDEVLRLTENFKVVIGGGGFGKFYLGTLDDGSKVEVKMLCQSSRQEDIVNLLSWSQRLNIAIDAAQGLEYLHYGCKPPIIHRDLKTSNILLNEHMQAKIADFGLPKLSQPIRTVTFQLAQLASQLGLNLCLLGSTRHYPKNKLEERGVQLWDHTALAHYWPTGHHKEPEEQHPHHPMDDSSHRTRGSIQHCGPEAPRPVQHCIGVESSGDSNVLHE